The Litchfieldia alkalitelluris genome has a window encoding:
- the rnhC gene encoding ribonuclease HIII — protein MSNSVIKVNTDTMIKMEAHYSQYKHEKLPPGSAFVAKLPTCTITGYKSGKVLFQGSSAQAEAGRWSSSSETSASGKGTKTTKPKVQHIYSPPKDIASQSIIGSDEVGTGDYFGPMTVVASYVSKEQIPLLKELGVKDSKNLNDKQIIEIAKDIIEVIPYSLLVLHNPKYNQMQSKGMSQGKLKALLHNQAINHLLEKLGSVKPDGILIDQFAEPGVYFNYMKGQAKFVRENLYFSTKAEGVHLSVAASSIIARYAFVKEFEKLSKKAGFELPKGAGAHVDVAAAKLIKKIGLDGLGEFTKLHFANTEKAKKIAGV, from the coding sequence TTGTCCAATAGTGTAATTAAAGTGAATACTGATACAATGATAAAAATGGAAGCTCATTATTCACAATATAAGCATGAGAAGCTTCCACCAGGTAGTGCATTTGTCGCAAAACTCCCAACCTGTACGATTACTGGCTATAAATCTGGGAAAGTTTTATTTCAGGGTAGCTCAGCCCAGGCTGAAGCTGGTAGGTGGAGTTCAAGCTCAGAAACTAGTGCATCAGGAAAAGGAACGAAAACAACTAAGCCAAAGGTTCAACATATTTATAGTCCACCAAAGGATATTGCATCACAATCAATTATTGGTTCTGATGAGGTTGGAACTGGTGATTATTTTGGTCCAATGACGGTTGTTGCTTCGTATGTGTCCAAAGAGCAAATCCCTCTCTTAAAGGAGCTAGGGGTAAAGGATTCAAAAAACTTAAATGACAAGCAAATTATCGAGATTGCTAAGGATATTATCGAAGTTATCCCATACAGTCTATTGGTCCTACATAATCCAAAATATAATCAGATGCAAAGCAAAGGGATGAGTCAAGGGAAATTGAAAGCTCTTTTACATAATCAAGCAATCAATCACCTTCTCGAGAAGCTTGGTTCGGTTAAGCCTGATGGCATTTTAATAGACCAATTTGCAGAGCCCGGAGTTTATTTTAACTACATGAAAGGTCAGGCTAAATTCGTTAGAGAAAATCTCTACTTCAGCACCAAAGCAGAAGGTGTCCACTTATCTGTTGCTGCTTCTTCTATCATTGCTCGTTATGCATTTGTTAAAGAGTTCGAAAAGCTTAGTAAAAAAGCTGGGTTCGAACTTCCAAAAGGAGCTGGTGCACATGTGGATGTCGCCGCTGCAAAATTAATTAAGAAAATTGGTCTGGATGGATTGGGTGAATTCACGAAGCTTCATTTTGCAAATACGGAAAAAGCCAAAAAAATCGCTGGTGTATAA
- the zapA gene encoding cell division protein ZapA, giving the protein MEAITLSQQPQKTKTNVDIYGQQYSIVGTESTSHIRLVAAMVDDKMRDIGAKNPSLDINKLAVLTAVNVVHEYLKLKEDYELVEKELKKYLQNEKDWTNNA; this is encoded by the coding sequence ATGGAGGCAATAACGTTGTCACAACAACCACAAAAAACAAAAACAAACGTTGATATATATGGACAACAATATTCAATTGTTGGGACAGAAAGCACTAGTCATATCCGTCTTGTGGCAGCAATGGTCGATGATAAAATGCGTGACATTGGTGCAAAGAATCCGAGTTTAGATATAAACAAGTTAGCAGTCTTAACCGCAGTCAATGTGGTTCATGAATATTTGAAGTTAAAAGAAGACTATGAATTAGTTGAAAAAGAGTTAAAAAAATATTTACAAAATGAAAAGGATTGGACAAACAATGCTTAA